The DNA window GACACAAATCATGGAAGAATTTTTTCAACAACTGACCAATGGACTGGCCGTCGGGGGCATTTATGCCCTGATCGCCCTCGGGTATACCATGGTCTACGGGGTCCTGAAGCTGATCAATTTCGCCCACGGCGATCTTTTCACCATCGGTGCCTACCTAGGCCTGACCCTGCTCGTCTCCATGGGCCTCTTCGACAAGATCGGACCGCTGCCCGCCGTGATCCTGCTGGCCATCATGGTCATGATCCTGGTCGCCATCATCGGCGCGATACTGGAACGCGTGGCCTATCGGCCCCTTCGCCAGTCGCCCCGGCTTTCAGCCGTGGTCTCCGCCCTTGGCGCGTCCATCTTCTTTCAGAATGCGATCATGGCCATCTACAGCCCCAAGTTCCTGGTCTATCCGCACAACATCCTGCCGAAGACGGCCGTGAACATCATGGGCCTGGACATCCCGGTCATGCGCATCATCATGTTCGCGACGTCCCTTGTGCTCATGGCGGCGCTGTATTTCTTCATCCAGAAGACCAAGATCGGCACGGCCATCCGGGCCGCAGCCATCGATCAGGGCGCAGCCAAGCTCATGGGCATCAACGTTGACCGGGTCATCATGCTGGTCTTCTGCATCGGCCCGGCGCTTGGCGGTGCGGCCGGGCTCATGGTCGGCCTGTATTACGGGCAGATCAATTTCAGCATGGGCTGGATGTTCGGCCTCAAAGCCTTCACTGCAGCCATCCTGGGCGGCATCGGCAACATTCCCGGAGCCATGGTCGGCGGCTTGCTGCTGGGCGTCATCGAAGCTCTCGGCGCGGCGTACATTTCCATCGCCTGGAAAGACGCCATCGCTTTTTGCGTCTTGATCCTGATCCTCATTGTCCGGCCCACGGGCCTTCTAGGAGAAAGGGTGGCTGAAAAAGTATGAAATCACGCAACATGCTCTACTACTTAATTTTTTCTCTGCTCATGGCCTCCTGCCCCCTGTTCCTGAACGCATACTGGACCGACGTCTTCAACAACGTCGGACTCTACGCCATTCTGGCCCTGAGCCTCAATGTCATCCTTGGTCATGCCGGCCTTTTCCACATGGGACACGCCGCGTTTTACGCCATCGGCGCCTACACCACAGCCATCCTGAACACCATGTTCGGCATTCCCGTGCTGTGGAGCATGCCTCTGGCCGGAATAATGGCCGGAATCTTCGCCATGATCGTGGCCAGGCCCATCATTCACCTGCGTGGGGACTATCTTCTGATCGTCACCATCGGCATCGTCGAGATCGTGCGCATCGCGCTCATCAACAACGTCTTCGACATCACCGGCGGTGCCAACGGCATCTTCGGCATCAGCCGGCCGACTGTCTTCGGGTACAAGATATCCAAACCCGACCAGTTTTTTTACCTGATCTGGGGATTTGCGGCCATTACCATTTTTCTCCTCTTGCGACTTGAACATTCCCGTTTCGGACGGGCGCTCATGTACATCAAGGAAGATGAAGTGGCTGCCGGAGGAAGCGGCATCAACGTCGCCCATCACAAGCTTGTGGCCTTCATCATCGGCGCGGTGTGGGCCGGCATGTGCGGGACCATCTACGCATCGAAGATGACCATCATCGCTCCGGAATCATTTTCCTTCGCGGAGTCCGTCGTACTCTTCACCATCGTCATCCTGGGCGGTGCGGGGAGCATTCCCGGCGTTATCCTGGGAGCGTTCCTGCTGGTCGGACTGCCCGAACTGTTTCGCGGTCTGGCCGAATACCGCATGCTGGTCTTTGGCGCGGCCATGGTGCTCATGATGATCTTCAGGAACCAGGGCCTGCTTCCGCCCGGACCCAAGAATTATGACGTCGCCAGCCTTCTGCCCGCCGGAGGTCGAAAATGACGCTGCTCTCCATAGAAAACCTGAGCAAGAACTTTGGCGGCCTCATGGCTGTCAACGAGGTTTCCTTTGATGTCGAGGCGGGCAGCATCGTCGGTCTCATCGGGCCCAACGGTGCCGGGAAAACCACCGTATTCAATCTCATCACCGGCAACTACCAGCCCAACACGGGCACGGTCCTCTTCGACGGTCAGAACCTTGTAGGCCTGCCCACCCACACCATAGTTGAGCGGGGCATCGCCCGCACCTTCCAGACCATTCGCCTGTTCCAGAACATGAGCGTCCTTGAAAACGTGCTCGCGGGCGGACATTGCCGCATGCAGTCGGGCTCGCTGGCGGCCATGTTCCGCACTCCGGCCCAGCGACGCGAGGAACACGAGTCCATGCGTCAGGCCATGGCCGAACTGGAATTCGTGGGCCTGGCCCACGAATGGAAGAACAAGGCCAAGAACTTGTCCTACGGCAACCAAAGACTCCTTGAAATCGCCCGCGCCCTGGCCACCCAGCCCAAGCTCATTGTGCTTGACGAACCGGCTGGCGGCATGAACGACCAGGAAACCCATGATCTCATTCGCCTGATCCGCGCCATCCAGGATCGAGGCATCACGGTCCTCCTGATCGAACACGACATGGGCCTGGTCATGCGTGTCTGCTCATCCCTGGTCGTGCTTGAGCACGGTGCAAAAATTGCGTCCGGCACGCCCGCCGAGATCCAGGCAAACCCGCGTGTCATCGAAGCCTACCTCGGTGTCGACTCCGACGAATAAAGGACCCCACATGCTGCTCAAAATTGAAAACCTGCGCGTGAACTATGGCAACGTCGAAGCCCTGCACGGGATCAACCTCGAAGTTGAAGAAGGGGAAATCGTAACCATACTCGGTGCCAACGGTGCCGGGAAATCGACCACGCTCAATGCCATCAGCGGACTGGTCAACATTACCGGGGGAACGATCTTCTTCCGCGACACGGCCCTGCACAAGATGCCTGCGCATGAAATCGTGAAACACAAGATCACCCAGAGTCCCGAAGGACGCCGCGTCTTCACGACCCTGACCGTGCAGGAGAACCTCATTCTGGGCGCGTTCACGTCCACCAACACCGAGCGAATCCAGAATAGCCTGAAGTGGATATATCAGCTTTTTCCGCGCCTCCATGAACGACGCAAGCAGATGGCGGGAACCTTGAGCGGGGGCGAACAGCAGATGCTGGCCATAGGCCGGGCGCTGATGGCCAACCCCAAGATCCTGCTTCTCGACGAACCAAGTCTTGGCCTGGCCCCGATCCTGGTCAAATCCATCTTTGACACCGTCAAGGAAATCAACAAGACCGGGGTGACCGTCATCCTGGTCGAACAGAATGCCAAGGCCGCCCTCAAACTGGCCCACAGGGGCTACGTCATGGAAGTAGGCAACATCGTGCTGGCTGATTCGGCAGCCAACCTGCTCAAGAACGAACAGGTGCAGCAGGCATATCTGGGCGGAGGGCATTAGCCTCTCGCCACTTGTTTTGGACAGACAAAGCCACGTCGTGAAAAACGGCGTGGCTTTTTTGCTCACAGCCTAGCCTTCCGCGATCACATCACAGCCAGGTCAATGAACTCGTCACACCAGCCCAACTAAATCACTGCCGCCCAAGACGGGCGACTATCCCGAATTCTTCTTCCGTCACGGGCATGACTGACAGACGTGAACCTTTTTTTAAAAGTTCCATCCCTTCAAGTCCTTTCACACCGCGCAACGAACCAAGCGGGACCGGATGCAAAAATTTCTCAACGAACTGCACATCGACCATGAACCACAACGGGTTTTCGGGCGTAGAACGGGGATCAAAGTGCTGATCCTCAGGATTAAAAGCCGTATGGTCGGGGTAACTTTCGCGCACCACCCTGGCGATGCCCACCACTCCAGGATTTTTTACGCTGTGATAAAAAAGGATCAGATCGCCCAGGCTCATCTGGTCGCGCATGAAATTGCGCGCCTGGAAATTGCGCACGCCATCCCAGCTCGACGTCTGTCCGGATGCGGCCGCCAGATCATCGATGGAAAAACATCCCGGCTCGGTCTTCATCAACCAGTATTTCATCAGCCCCTCCTGTTCTCGTAATCGATCCGGCAACTTCCCAAAATCGAGCTCTTCTTGCAATGTTTTCAGCCCGCGCTTCAGGCTGAAAATAAAAAGGCTCCCCCCGGAGGAGGAGCCTTTGAGGCAGTGATGCGAATGCGCTTCTACCAGTTGGAGTCGGCGAAGGGGTCCTGCGATCCACCGGCGAAACCGAAATCGGTACCAGCGGCAGTTTCGGCCGGGGCGCCTGCGGCTTCGGCAGCGGCGGGAGCTGCTGCACCGGCGGCAGCGGCAACACCGGCAACGCCGGCAACAACCACACCGGTCTTCTTCACTTCTTCAACTTCCTTCAGCAGGGCTTCGAGCTTGCCGGTGAACTCGACAATACGGGCTTCAGTGGTCACGAACAGAGCTTCGGCTTCGCCCTTCTTCTGTCCTTCGAATTCCTTGACCTTGGCGCTCAGGGCCGCAATCTCGGCATCCTTGGCAGCCAGGGCCTTGGTCAGTTCTTCGACCTTGGCGCTCTTGGCGTTGATCTGGCCTTTGTAGTCGGCCAGTTTGGCGAAGACTTCGTCCACTTCGGCCTTGGCCTTGACAGGCATGGGCGCGACGGAGACGGACTGGCCCAACTCGACCATCTGCCCCTTGGACATCTTGGTCAATTCAGGATGCTGCTCATAAATCCATGCCTTGGCAAGAGCCGCGGCAAAAGGAGTGGAATCGCCATCCAGGTCTTTCTGGGTCAGATAGCCCAGCATTTCGGCAACGGAAGCGTTGCCATCACCCTTCAGGTAGGCCACAAAAGTATCCATGGGAAAAATCTTGCGAGCTTCAGACATGGTGTCCTCCTTTAATTAAATAACAAAGATTTTGTCATCTTCGATGAGTTTTTCGTCAATGGGCAAACGACCGATATACCGTGCATAAATGAGCGCTGTGGTGCGATACACCAAATGCCCAAGTTTGGACCAAGGCAGATACGCAATCAGCATGAAGATGCTGACCAGATGCAGATAGTACGTGAAGAAGGCCAGAGGCGCGACGCCTGCCAGACGGAAGATCTGGGAGCCGATGCCGGTCAGGGTCACAACCCAGATCACACCGAGCAGATACCAGTCATAGTAGTTGGAAACGGACTTTCTGGTGTCCGAATTCAAGCGCCGACGGGTCAGCAGAGTGAGACCGGTCACCAGCAGCACCGCGCCCACGTTGGCCAGGATCTTGACCGGGTGCCAGAGAGGCATGGGCGTATGACCGACTGGTGCCAGCAGGGGAATGACCTTGCCGCCCCAGTGAGCCACGGCCACGATGGACGTGACGATGGCGCAGGCCACGAATCCGTAAAACAGGATCTGATGACCCTTGACCCTTTCTTCGTCAGC is part of the Deltaproteobacteria bacterium HGW-Deltaproteobacteria-18 genome and encodes:
- a CDS encoding branched-chain amino acid ABC transporter permease, with amino-acid sequence MEEFFQQLTNGLAVGGIYALIALGYTMVYGVLKLINFAHGDLFTIGAYLGLTLLVSMGLFDKIGPLPAVILLAIMVMILVAIIGAILERVAYRPLRQSPRLSAVVSALGASIFFQNAIMAIYSPKFLVYPHNILPKTAVNIMGLDIPVMRIIMFATSLVLMAALYFFIQKTKIGTAIRAAAIDQGAAKLMGINVDRVIMLVFCIGPALGGAAGLMVGLYYGQINFSMGWMFGLKAFTAAILGGIGNIPGAMVGGLLLGVIEALGAAYISIAWKDAIAFCVLILILIVRPTGLLGERVAEKV
- a CDS encoding branched-chain amino acid ABC transporter permease; translated protein: MKSRNMLYYLIFSLLMASCPLFLNAYWTDVFNNVGLYAILALSLNVILGHAGLFHMGHAAFYAIGAYTTAILNTMFGIPVLWSMPLAGIMAGIFAMIVARPIIHLRGDYLLIVTIGIVEIVRIALINNVFDITGGANGIFGISRPTVFGYKISKPDQFFYLIWGFAAITIFLLLRLEHSRFGRALMYIKEDEVAAGGSGINVAHHKLVAFIIGAVWAGMCGTIYASKMTIIAPESFSFAESVVLFTIVILGGAGSIPGVILGAFLLVGLPELFRGLAEYRMLVFGAAMVLMMIFRNQGLLPPGPKNYDVASLLPAGGRK
- a CDS encoding ABC transporter ATP-binding protein → MTLLSIENLSKNFGGLMAVNEVSFDVEAGSIVGLIGPNGAGKTTVFNLITGNYQPNTGTVLFDGQNLVGLPTHTIVERGIARTFQTIRLFQNMSVLENVLAGGHCRMQSGSLAAMFRTPAQRREEHESMRQAMAELEFVGLAHEWKNKAKNLSYGNQRLLEIARALATQPKLIVLDEPAGGMNDQETHDLIRLIRAIQDRGITVLLIEHDMGLVMRVCSSLVVLEHGAKIASGTPAEIQANPRVIEAYLGVDSDE
- a CDS encoding ABC transporter ATP-binding protein; translation: MLLKIENLRVNYGNVEALHGINLEVEEGEIVTILGANGAGKSTTLNAISGLVNITGGTIFFRDTALHKMPAHEIVKHKITQSPEGRRVFTTLTVQENLILGAFTSTNTERIQNSLKWIYQLFPRLHERRKQMAGTLSGGEQQMLAIGRALMANPKILLLDEPSLGLAPILVKSIFDTVKEINKTGVTVILVEQNAKAALKLAHRGYVMEVGNIVLADSAANLLKNEQVQQAYLGGGH
- a CDS encoding EVE domain-containing protein yields the protein MKYWLMKTEPGCFSIDDLAAASGQTSSWDGVRNFQARNFMRDQMSLGDLILFYHSVKNPGVVGIARVVRESYPDHTAFNPEDQHFDPRSTPENPLWFMVDVQFVEKFLHPVPLGSLRGVKGLEGMELLKKGSRLSVMPVTEEEFGIVARLGRQ